A stretch of DNA from Alicyclobacillus acidocaldarius subsp. acidocaldarius Tc-4-1:
GGGCGAGCTCGGTCACGCCCTTCTCCATCAAGTACTCTGCCGCCTCCTGGCTGAACAGTGCAGCTTGGAGAATGCGAAGGCTCACCTGATCCTTTCCCTTGGCGGCGCGCGGCGAGTTCACCCAAGGTGCGACCTCTTCTCTCGGAGGAGAACGACGCCTTAAAGGTTTCGCGAAACCGCGCATCTCCTCCTTCAACGTTTCGACAGAGAGGTTAAATTCCTGTGACAAATTTCGCAACTGATATTCCTGCTCCACTGGACTCGCTCGCTCCGCGAGCAGCCGAAGCACCTGGCGCAGGAATTCGGTTCTGCCGGCAGGGCTCACCCATTCCGCTCGAGCGCGCATATCCTCGATCAGGAACTGAACTGCGGTCCAGGTCGATTCGGACAGCATGCGTTCAAACGCCCGCGCGCCGTGCGCCCGGATGTATTCGTCCGGATCCATACCGTCCGGCAGCCGCAGCACCACAGGTGTGATACCCGCCTGCTCGAGGACGTCGATGGCGCGCACTGTCGCCTTGCGCCCGGCCTCGTCGCCGTCGTACGCGATCACGACCTTGTCGCAGTCGGCCTTCAACAACTGGGCCTGTTCTTCCGTCAGACTGGTGCCGAGCGTCGCAACCGCACACTCGATGCCCGCCTGCGCAACCGCCAGGACATCCATGTAGCCTTCGAGCAACAGCGCTCTCCGCTCCCGGCGAATCGCTTTTCGGGCGCGATGAACATTGAAGAGCATCCTACCCTTGTGAAACAGTTCATACTCAGGAGAATTCAGGTACTTGGGCTTGGCATCGTCATCGAGCGCCCGCGCGCCGAAGGCGACGACCTGTCCTCGCCGATCCGCGATCGGAATGATCACGCGGCCGCGGAACCGATCCACCAACTCGCCGCCGAGATCCACCGCAAGCCCACAGGCAATGAGCTCCTCGGCCGAGAAGCCCTTCTGCTGCAGGAACGACATCATGGCCCGTCCGGACGGGGGCGCGTAGCCCAATTGGAAGGTCGCCATGGTCGTGCGGGAAATTCCGCGCGAAAGAAGATAGTGAAGGGCTTGCACTCCAGCATCTGTATTCATTAGAATGTGGTTGAACGCTTTTGCAGCGAGATCATGCGCCTGCCGATACCGCTCGAGCCTCGGCGAGCGAGGAGCGGGCGCGTGGAGCGCATCGGGCAGAGGGATGCCGCATCGCTCGGCGAGCAGTGTCACTGCCTCGGCAAATGAGATGCCCTCGATGTCCATCAGAAACCGGAATACGGTGCCGCCAGCCCCGCATCCGAAACAATGGTACACTTGGCGTTCGGGTGATACGGAGAACGAAGGCGTGCGCTCATTGTGGAACGGGCAAAGACCGACATACGAACGCCCGGATTTGCGCAAGGGCACATATTCGCTGATGACTTCGACGATGTCGACCTTCTGGCGCAGCGTATCAATGAACGTCTCGGGAACGTTCATCACTGCACCCCCTATCCGGCGTCGCCCACGGTTGCCTCGTCTCGGGTGATGCGCCGGTGCATACTCATGTATTCTACAATGTAGGACACTTTCCTCCTATCCGCAAAAAGTTGTCTCTTTCTCGACATGGTTCGACAACCAGGCTTCTCTCGAAGCTTGTGGCGTCCCCGGAAGCGAGCTTTGAGACATGCCTAGTATCGACGCCCCAAGTCAAATTTATCCTCTTCTCCATCCCCGAATCAGTTTATGGTTCCCGTATGGCGCTTATGTGTCGAGATCGCGCCCATCCTCGGCAGGAGGGTGGGGTAGCGACGCCACAATCTCGTCGAGCACTTGACGCGCCCGCCCTCCCACGCCTGCAAATTCTTGAAGTTGATGTGCGAGAATGCGCGAGAGCGCATCCCGCATGGCGCCAGAAAGATCGACTCGATGAAGTTTTGCGATGTCAGCCTGGGCCAACAGGTGAAGGACGGCCGAAATCTTGCGCGGCAAGGGCCAGCCTCGAACCGCGGCTGAACCCGTTGCGCTCGCGCAATCGGCGCAGATGAGCCCGCCTTCGAACGGATCGTAGCGAGGCGCCTCGCGGGTTTCGGCCAGCGGCACGCCGCACCGGATGCACACGCGCCAGTCCGGCCCCACGCCGAGCCACGCGCATACCTTCAACTCAAACGCACGAGCCAGCACGTCCACAGGCACGTGGTCCGCCTCCAGCCCGTCCAACACGGCTACAAACTGCCGATAAGCCGCCGGGGGCGCGTCAGGTCGCTCGGGAACAGCACGGGCGGCGAGATCGCACAAATACGCGGCATACGCCGCCTTGACCACGTCCTCGTGCAGGGCGCGGCGCTGACGGGTCACCTCAGCCTGACGCACGTCGCCCATGCCTCGCCCCTGATACAGCACGTAGGTCCCTTGCACACACAGCTGCGCGGCCGCCGACAGCCGTCCGGTCGGCCTGGCCGCCCCGCGCGCCATGGCCGTCACGAGCCCCGTTTCCGTCAGGAGTGTCAGGATGGCGTCGCGCTCTCCGTAGCGCACGACGCGCACCACGACGGCCTCTGTCGTCCATATCACCGTCACACTCAGCCCTTCAGCGATGCCTGGAAATGCGAATCCTCTTGGAGCTTCTCTTCCTCCGCCGGTTGTTCGTCGTCCGTGAATTGTTCTGCCTGCTGACAGGCGCGATACAGGAGGTACGCGTACACATCTCCGGTGAGCTCGAATACCTTCCACGTGATATCACGCATCGGCATCGTCTCCCTTCCGCTCCGCGGACTGCATTTCCATGACTGTAGTCTGCCGTGCCACCCCGCCCGTATACCCGGAATCCCCTGGAGGCTTAGCCCTCGCGGTCAAAGCCGAATTGGTGCAAGAGCGCGGGCTTATTCCGCCAGTCTCGCTTCACCTTGACCCACAGCTCCAGGTAAATTCGGTTGCCAAACAGGGCCTCCAATTCATGTCGCGCCATCTCGCCCACGCGCTTCAACATCTGGCCCTGCTTTCCAATGAGGATGGCCTTTTGACTCTCGCGCTCCGTGTAAATCACCGCGCTCACGTAAAGCGTGTCCGACGACCGCCGCTCCATGTGTTCCACCGCCACCATCACCGAGTGCGGCACTTCGTCGCGCGTCAACAGGAGCACCTTTTCCCTAACGATCTCGCTGATGATGAACGACTCCGGTTGGTCCGTGATCATGTCGTCCGGATAATACTTCGGCCCTTCGGGCAGCCGCTTTTCGATGATCTCGGCCAAAAGATCCACTTGCTCGCCTCTGAGCGCCGAGATGGGCACGTATTCGTCAAAGGGCCGAAGCGCCTGATACTCCTCGATGCGCTTCAGCACCAGCGCCCGATCCTCCAGCGCGTCCACCTTGTTAAGCGCGAGGATCACAGGCGTCCGCACGCGCTCGAGCTGCTTCGCGATTTCGTGTTCTGTGGGATGAACGGGCGAAGAGGCGTCCACGACCATGACGATCACGTCGACCTCGTTCAGCGTCTTGAGCGCGGCGTCGACCATGTACTCGCCGAGCCGATGCTTTGGTTTGTGAATCCCCGGCGTGTCGATGAAGATCATCTGCGACGTCTCGGTTGTGCGTACGCCGCGGATGCGGTTGCGCGTGGTCTGCGGCCGGCTCGACATAATGGCGACCTTGTGGCCAACGAGGGCGTTGAGAAGCGTCGACTTGCCGACGTTTGGCCGGCCGATGAGCGCCACAAAACCAGACTTGTATGTCATCCCGTTTCCCCCTCCTTTCGAGGCCGTTTGATCTCGATGTCTGCGCGGTAAGGCCACAACCTGAACGCCCAGACTATCGCCAGCCACACCGTGACGAGCGCCATCGCGCCCAGGTTGTGGCGGCTCCAGAGCCAGAAGTGCCAAGGCCAGTTGGAGGCGAGCAGCCACGTCGCGATGGCGAGCGCACCCAAGGCGACGAATGTCACAGCGCCGCTGGCCACGTCCTTCGCCATGCCGGCAACCGGGTGTTCTCTCCAACCTGAAGCCACGTCCACGGCCAATTCGATGGCCGTATTGAACAACTCGGCTGCAAACACGCACATCGACACAAACACCGTGATGGCGGTCTGCGGCAAGTTGGGCCGCAGGCACCACTCGACGATGGCGAGGCAGGTGAACAGCCAGACGTCCCTCTTCAAATTTTTCTCGGTGTGGAAAGCGTAGACCACACCGCGCAGGCTATATGCCACCGCGCGGAGAAACGGCTGTGCCATCGGATCGGTCATCATCTGCCGGCCCTGCCCCGCGTCCTTCATGGGTTCACCGCCCCGCCGCCTACAATCTCGGAAGCCCGATGCCCTGTAAGATCTCCTCCTGCAGCCCGAACATCTCGCGCTCGCCCGCCTCGTCCTCGTGATCGTATCCATTCAGGTGCAAAAACCCGTGCACCAACAGGAACGCCATTTCCCTTTCCAGGGAATGACCGTAGGCCTCCGCCTGCTCACGGGCGCGATCCACGCTGACCACGATATCCCCCAACATCGGCTCCACTTCGTCGGGATCGGCGAGCGCCTCCCCCTCATTCATCGGAAAGGACAGCACATCCGTAGGCCTGTCCACTTGCCGGTACGCCCGGTTGAGCTCGTGGATCGCGTCGTCGTCCACAAACAGCACGGAGACCTCGCCCTGCACGCCGATGCGCTCGGCCGCGACCTCGAGCACGCGCTCCACGAACGCCTGGGCGTCGCCATACGGCGGGGCGAGGGGCCAGTCTACCTCGCAGGTCACATCGACGGACAAACGGTTCACTTCGCCACTTCCTTCTTCAGCTTGTCAATATCCGGATATTCAATGCGCGCGTGATAAATGCCCTTGAGCGTCTTCATGAACGCGCCGACCATGGCGTCGAGGTCCTGCAGCGTCAGGTCGCACTCATCCAGTTGGCCGTCCTGGAGGCGGTCCCGGATGATCTTGCGGATGACGCCCTCCACGCGGTTGGGCGTCGGCCGCGACATGCTGCGGACCGCAGCCTCGACCGCATCGCAAATCATGATGATGGCGCACTCGCGCGTCTTGGGCTTCGGACCCGGATATCGAAAGTCGTCCAAGCGCACGGTTCCGCTCTTATCCTGCTCCTTGGCCTTGTGATAAAAATACCACAGAATGGTCGTGCCGTGATGGGTAGCGCAGATATCCTGAATCGGCTTCGGGATCCCGGCCTTGCGCAGCATCTCGAGTCCGTCCGAGACATGGGACGTGATGATGAGGTGGCTGAGACTTGGCGCCACCTTGTCGTGCGGGTTTTCCTTCGTCATTTGATTCTCCACAAAGAACATGGGCCGCTTCGTCTTGCCAACATCGTGATAATACGCCCCGACACGGCAAAGAAGCGGATCGGCCCCCACGAGTTCCGCCGCGGCCTCTGCGAGATTGCCGACGATGAGGCTGTGGTGGTACGTTCCAGGCGCCTCCAGTAACACCTTCCGCAGCAGCGGATGGTTGGGGTTCGAAAGCTCGAGAAGCCGGATGGGCGTGAGGAGCCCAAATGCCGCTTCGAAGAAGGGCAAGACGCCCATCGTCAAGATGGCCGCGAAAATGCCGTTCAGCGCGGCCAGGCCCACGTGGAGCGACAAGGCGTGAAGGTCCGAGCCACGGTTCTCCTCCAGGAGATACAGCGCGATCACGGTACCCATGTTCACCGCGGAGACGATGAACCCCGCGCGCATGAACGTGGCACGGCTCGTGACGCGCGCGACGCTGTATGCGCCGGCGAGCGAACCCACGAAGCCGTAGAACACGAAGTCGTAGTTCATGCCGAACGCCGCCCCGAGCAGAAACGAGAAGAAAAACGCGGCCACTACCGCGAGCGACGAGTCCATCATCACCGTGATGAGCATCGCGCCGAGCGAAATGGGCAGCAGATACGGCGTGGAGGTGGGCCCCCCCGCTACCACAATCCACTTGGTCACCGCAATGAGGATGGCCATCAGGACGAATACGAGCCCCAAGATGCCCAGCATCAGATTGTCCAGCCGGCGCCTCGGTGCCCTCCGCTCCACGTAAGCCGCGAGCATCGCGACCGAGAGCGCGATGAATAAGGCAAATCCGACCCCCACGCGGACGCTCGGATACGCCGAATACAGGCCCACGTCCTTCAGCTTGCTGATGACGTCCTGGGTGACGACCTGATTTTTCGCGACGATCACGTCGCCTTGGTGGATAAGAACCGGCTGTACGCTCTCCGCCGCCTGCTCGCGCGCCTCCTGAGTCGCCTGCGCCTGATACACCATATTCGGTCGGAGCACACTCACGGCGGTATTCTGGACAATCAAGGCCTCGTCGCGATCCAGCCCGAGATTCAGGTTGACAATCTGGCGATCCACGAGAAGCATCGACTGCTGCATCGAGTCCGCATAAAAGGGCTGGCTCAAGATGGCCTGCACGACTTTCGCGCTGTCTTTCTCCAACGCGTCGAGCCGCGCGGGCGGCTCGCGGAGCATCCGTTCCAACGTCGAGCTGGACAGTCCTTCAGGCGCCACCCGCCTCACCGCCGCCAGCCGCTCGGCGGGCGTCAGGTTTGGATTCGAGGCGGCCGTTTTCGCCGCCTCGAACAGCGTCGCCAGCTGCTGCAGCGCATCCGTGAGCACCTGCGGCGACTGCGCGTACTGCTTCGGGACCTTCGCTTCAGCCGCCCTCCGCTTGGCCGCCGTCGCGGCCGTGTCCACGGCCGTCACCGGTGCCACCACGGTGGTCGGACTTACCTCTCCGACCTTGAAATGGTAGCGAGGCGGCACCATGCTCGACGCGAGAATCGCGAACAAGAAAACGCCAAGACCCGCGTAGATGAATACGCGGATGCGCCGGTTGTGGCGAAAGGCGTCGTCGTCCAACCAGCGGCGAATGGCGTTTCCCCATCCTGTCCACTTCATGACCGACCTGCTCCTTGCGCTCGAGGCAGGGCCTCAGCCCTGCCTCGCCTGATCTTGTGCATATGCGTCGATGATTTTTTGAACCAGATGATGTCTTACGACGTCCGACGGGCTGAACGTGTGGAAGGCGATGCCCGGAATCCCTTTCAACACGCGCTGCGCGTGGACTAAGCCGGATAGCCTACCCGCAGGAAGGTCAATCTGCGTCACATCGCCCGTGATCACCATCTTCGAATGGAATCCGAGGCGAGTTAAAAACATCTTCATCTGTTCAATCGTCGTATTCTGAGCCTCGTCGAGGATCACGTAACTGTCCTCGAGCGTGCGCCCGCGCATGTACGCGAGGGGCGCAATTTCGATATTGCCGCGCTCGAGCGCGCGGATGACCTGCTCCTGACCGTAAATGTCGTGCAGCGCATCGTACAGCGGCCGCAGATACGGGTCCACCTTCTCCTGGAGATCTCCCGGAAGAAAGCCGAGTTTCTCCCCCGCTTCGACAGCCGGGCGCGTCAGTACAATCCGCTTCACTTCTCCGCGCTTCAGCGCCATGACCGCCATTGCAACGGCAAGATACGTTTTTCCCGTACCCGCCGGTCCGACGCCAAACACAATATCGTTGCGGCGGATGGCGTCGACGTACCGCCGCTGCCCCAGGGTCTTGACCCGGATAGCCTTCCCTTTGTACGTCGTGCCAATTTCGGTCGTGTAGACGTCGATGACGTCGTCGAGATCGCCCGCATGCGCCATTTCAATCATATATCGATAATCCGATTCACCGAGTTGCATCCCGCGGCGAACCAAGGTGGTGACCA
This window harbors:
- a CDS encoding PhoH family protein: MAEQTATKKWVFPTNEEAVQALGPNDLLLHLLSQSFSAKVIVRGTEIQFVGDESEVSRLQHLLSVVTTLVRRGMQLGESDYRYMIEMAHAGDLDDVIDVYTTEIGTTYKGKAIRVKTLGQRRYVDAIRRNDIVFGVGPAGTGKTYLAVAMAVMALKRGEVKRIVLTRPAVEAGEKLGFLPGDLQEKVDPYLRPLYDALHDIYGQEQVIRALERGNIEIAPLAYMRGRTLEDSYVILDEAQNTTIEQMKMFLTRLGFHSKMVITGDVTQIDLPAGRLSGLVHAQRVLKGIPGIAFHTFSPSDVVRHHLVQKIIDAYAQDQARQG
- a CDS encoding YqzL family protein, with protein sequence MRDITWKVFELTGDVYAYLLYRACQQAEQFTDDEQPAEEEKLQEDSHFQASLKG
- the dnaG gene encoding DNA primase — translated: MNVPETFIDTLRQKVDIVEVISEYVPLRKSGRSYVGLCPFHNERTPSFSVSPERQVYHCFGCGAGGTVFRFLMDIEGISFAEAVTLLAERCGIPLPDALHAPAPRSPRLERYRQAHDLAAKAFNHILMNTDAGVQALHYLLSRGISRTTMATFQLGYAPPSGRAMMSFLQQKGFSAEELIACGLAVDLGGELVDRFRGRVIIPIADRRGQVVAFGARALDDDAKPKYLNSPEYELFHKGRMLFNVHRARKAIRRERRALLLEGYMDVLAVAQAGIECAVATLGTSLTEEQAQLLKADCDKVVIAYDGDEAGRKATVRAIDVLEQAGITPVVLRLPDGMDPDEYIRAHGARAFERMLSESTWTAVQFLIEDMRARAEWVSPAGRTEFLRQVLRLLAERASPVEQEYQLRNLSQEFNLSVETLKEEMRGFAKPLRRRSPPREEVAPWVNSPRAAKGKDQVSLRILQAALFSQEAAEYLMEKGVTELAHPLHTALLSHVYSWRLEQPGQPPSAFIDRLEDEELVRLASSLLFDEPPEITAELVEDYLRALELFRLEQELKEKVRAWNEAEAAGDQEKSREIKLQVEWIQSQMATMKQPRALHAE
- the recO gene encoding DNA repair protein RecO, which translates into the protein MTVIWTTEAVVVRVVRYGERDAILTLLTETGLVTAMARGAARPTGRLSAAAQLCVQGTYVLYQGRGMGDVRQAEVTRQRRALHEDVVKAAYAAYLCDLAARAVPERPDAPPAAYRQFVAVLDGLEADHVPVDVLARAFELKVCAWLGVGPDWRVCIRCGVPLAETREAPRYDPFEGGLICADCASATGSAAVRGWPLPRKISAVLHLLAQADIAKLHRVDLSGAMRDALSRILAHQLQEFAGVGGRARQVLDEIVASLPHPPAEDGRDLDT
- the era gene encoding GTPase Era — encoded protein: MTYKSGFVALIGRPNVGKSTLLNALVGHKVAIMSSRPQTTRNRIRGVRTTETSQMIFIDTPGIHKPKHRLGEYMVDAALKTLNEVDVIVMVVDASSPVHPTEHEIAKQLERVRTPVILALNKVDALEDRALVLKRIEEYQALRPFDEYVPISALRGEQVDLLAEIIEKRLPEGPKYYPDDMITDQPESFIISEIVREKVLLLTRDEVPHSVMVAVEHMERRSSDTLYVSAVIYTERESQKAILIGKQGQMLKRVGEMARHELEALFGNRIYLELWVKVKRDWRNKPALLHQFGFDREG
- a CDS encoding diacylglycerol kinase: MKDAGQGRQMMTDPMAQPFLRAVAYSLRGVVYAFHTEKNLKRDVWLFTCLAIVEWCLRPNLPQTAITVFVSMCVFAAELFNTAIELAVDVASGWREHPVAGMAKDVASGAVTFVALGALAIATWLLASNWPWHFWLWSRHNLGAMALVTVWLAIVWAFRLWPYRADIEIKRPRKEGETG
- a CDS encoding HD family phosphohydrolase: MKWTGWGNAIRRWLDDDAFRHNRRIRVFIYAGLGVFLFAILASSMVPPRYHFKVGEVSPTTVVAPVTAVDTAATAAKRRAAEAKVPKQYAQSPQVLTDALQQLATLFEAAKTAASNPNLTPAERLAAVRRVAPEGLSSSTLERMLREPPARLDALEKDSAKVVQAILSQPFYADSMQQSMLLVDRQIVNLNLGLDRDEALIVQNTAVSVLRPNMVYQAQATQEAREQAAESVQPVLIHQGDVIVAKNQVVTQDVISKLKDVGLYSAYPSVRVGVGFALFIALSVAMLAAYVERRAPRRRLDNLMLGILGLVFVLMAILIAVTKWIVVAGGPTSTPYLLPISLGAMLITVMMDSSLAVVAAFFFSFLLGAAFGMNYDFVFYGFVGSLAGAYSVARVTSRATFMRAGFIVSAVNMGTVIALYLLEENRGSDLHALSLHVGLAALNGIFAAILTMGVLPFFEAAFGLLTPIRLLELSNPNHPLLRKVLLEAPGTYHHSLIVGNLAEAAAELVGADPLLCRVGAYYHDVGKTKRPMFFVENQMTKENPHDKVAPSLSHLIITSHVSDGLEMLRKAGIPKPIQDICATHHGTTILWYFYHKAKEQDKSGTVRLDDFRYPGPKPKTRECAIIMICDAVEAAVRSMSRPTPNRVEGVIRKIIRDRLQDGQLDECDLTLQDLDAMVGAFMKTLKGIYHARIEYPDIDKLKKEVAK
- the ybeY gene encoding rRNA maturation RNase YbeY, with protein sequence MNRLSVDVTCEVDWPLAPPYGDAQAFVERVLEVAAERIGVQGEVSVLFVDDDAIHELNRAYRQVDRPTDVLSFPMNEGEALADPDEVEPMLGDIVVSVDRAREQAEAYGHSLEREMAFLLVHGFLHLNGYDHEDEAGEREMFGLQEEILQGIGLPRL